In one window of Bemisia tabaci chromosome 4, PGI_BMITA_v3 DNA:
- the LOC109037091 gene encoding uncharacterized protein, translated as MSENEGATVDEKGNHLDSPDATPKDGDAVDETKSGANGEACTLARENSSVSIGGEAETETATQKLPAKPSLKSSSSNHQLTKSNSQYRVHFPEQEVTKIVETEIIVVPSCTQRVFYQMFCCCSRPYKP; from the exons ATGTCAGAGAATGAAGGAGCAACTGTCGACGAGAAAGGAAATCATCTGGATTCACCCGATGCCACGCCGAAGGACGGAGATGCGGTCGACGAGACAAAATCTGGCGCGAACGGGGAGGCTTGCACTTTGGCCAGGGAGAACTCCTCGGTGTCTATTGGCGGCGAAGCTGAGACTGAGACTGCAACACAGAAGTTACCAG CAAAACCCAGTCTGAAGTCGAGCAGCAGCAACCACCAACTAACGAAGTCGAACTCGCAGTATCGGGTCCACTTCCCGGAACAGGAGGTCACGAAAATCGTCGAAACGGAGATCATCGTCGTTCCGTCATGCACCCAACGGGTGTTTTACCAGATGTTCTGCTGCTGCAGCCGTCCTTACAAACCCTAA